GTCCATCGCGGCGATCCGGGCGAAGGTCGTCACCGGGTCCTCGTTGCAGATCGGCACCAGCACCACGGTCGGCTGATGCGGCAGCTTCAGCTGCGGCTCGGGCGCCCGGCGCAGATGGCCGAGCAGCCCCAGAAATGCCCCGGCCGCACCCCAGGCGAGCCAGGCCGTGGTGATGAAGATCAGGGTGGTTCGGGCCATGTCCCAAGGGTCGACGCCATCCTGCGCAGAGGCCTCGGCCAGAAGGGACGCGGCGACGGACGCCGCCGCGAGCGAAAAACCGATCGCGAGGCCGCGCAGCAGACGGGTCCGGAAACCGGACGCAAGGATGCGGGACATCTGGTTTGCCGTCAGCCCAGTTGAAGCGGTCGCATCAGGCGGGCCAGCCAGACCGGCAGGCGCAGCTCGCGCCGCGCCTCCAGCACCTGCTGGGGCATGTCCATGGGAGCGACCGGAGGAGCCCAATGCGGGCCTTCTACCGCAATCGCGTTCTGCGCATCGAAGGTGGTATCTGCACTCATTCGTTGATCCATTGGTAGAGCCAGGTTTCGGTCAGGTTTTGCCCGTACCCCGTAATTTCGGCCTTGAGTTCGACCAGAGCGCCCGTATCGGCGGTTATGTCGACGACAAGGCGCCATGTATTCGTATCCGGGATACGGCTGAACACGGGTTTCTCCATCCGGCCCGTGCTTGCGTACACCTCGGCAGTAACGTCCGCATCGTCCGGAAGTTCCCCGAGAGTGCCGCCTTCGAAATCGACCACGAATTTTCGCAGTCCCGGGCTTCCGGCGGCGCCGGCGACACCGCCCCGCCCGACCAGCGTGCGCACCACATGGGCGCGCGTCCCGACCGCACCGGGGGGATTGGTGCCCCAGTGCAGACGGTAATCGTATTCCATCGCATCGCCCTTGCGCGCCCGTTGCTCGGGCACCCAGAAGGCGACGATATTGTCATTGGCCTCCAGATCCGACGGGATCTCGACCAGCCGCACCGTGCCGCGGCCCCAGTTGCCGACCGGCTCGACCATCAGCGAGGGACGGCGTTCGTAATGCGCCCCCGCATCGAGATAGTCGTCGAAGCTTCGATTGCGCTGGATCAAGCCGAAGCTGACCGGGTCCTGCGCCGCCAGATAGGAGCTGGCCAGCCGCGGCGGGTTGTTCAGCGGACGCACGCAGGTCTCGCCATCCCGGGTGTTCATGATCAGCATCTCGCTGTCATGCACGCTGTGGCGGAAATCGTCGAAATCGCCGCGATCGTTATCGCCCAGCAGGAACATCGAGGTCAGCGGCGCGATGCCCAGCTGATCGACATTCTCGCGCATAAACAGCCGCGCGGTCACGTCCATGACGGTGTTCACCCCCGGCGTGACGATGAAGCGGTAGGCGCCGGTCAGCGACTGGCTGTCGAGCGCGGCATAGATCGTCATCGACGTCGCGCCGGGCGCCGGACGTTCCAGCCAGAAGGCGCTGAAGCGGGGGAATTCCTCGGTCTTGCCCGAGGCGGTGTTGACCGCAAGCCCGCGTGCGCTGAGCCCGTAGACATTTCCCTGCCCGAGCGCCCGGAAATAGCTCGCGCCCTGGAACACGACGACCTCGTCGAAGGTGTCGGCACGGTTGAAGGGCGCATGCAGGCGGAAGCCCGCGACGCCCGGCATCTCGAAATCGGCCGGGACCAGGTCGGCGGCCTTGCCGTCATACTCGAAATCGGCGGCCGAGAAATGCATCGGCTCGGCGAGGCCGTCGACCAGTTCGTAGATCTCGACCGGCTCCTTGTAGAGCCAGCCCGGATGGAAGGCCTGCAGACGGAAGAATGTGCCCTCATCGGCCCAGCGCGAATGATCGGGCCGGAAGCGGATCGCGCGATAGGCGTCGTAATCGAGCCCCGAAAGCGGCCCGTCGGGCAGTGCGGCGGCCTTGTAAGGCTCTTTCGAGAGCGCCTGCATCCGGTCGCTCAGCACGTCGAAGGAGAACGGAACCGGCTCGGGCGCCGGTTCGGGAACGGCTTCGGGCGCGACCTCGGGCGCCGGTGCGGAGGGTTCGGCCTCGGGCGCGGCATCCTGCGCCGCGGCATGTCCGGGCAGGCCCAGCGCCGCGACCGCGGCAGAGCCAGCAAGCGCCGCAAGCAGGCGGCGACGGGACGGACAGGATTCTCCGGTAAGCACCGAAGAACTGGAACTGTCTGGAAACATTAATGGACCCCTTAACCAAGGTTCGTCGTTCTTGATTGCCACCAGACTCTCCGTTTGTCCCGACCCCATGCACCCTGCAGGCGCAGCATGGCAGAAACACGCCGGAAAAACCCGATGCTTGCGCAGAAACTGGAGCATCTGCCAACGGCGGCAATTCCTCCGCATGACCGCAGGCAGGTTTCCGGCCACCGTCATACACCGGATGCGCAGAACTCTGCCATAGCGGGAGAATAATAGGCAAACAATTGCCGAGTTCAATGCGCCGCAGCGCCGCTGAAACGCGGCATGGAGCCGCCTTGCCCGGGGCCCCGGCCCGCCACTTTTG
The genomic region above belongs to Rhodovulum sulfidophilum DSM 1374 and contains:
- a CDS encoding glucan biosynthesis protein; amino-acid sequence: MFPDSSSSSVLTGESCPSRRRLLAALAGSAAVAALGLPGHAAAQDAAPEAEPSAPAPEVAPEAVPEPAPEPVPFSFDVLSDRMQALSKEPYKAAALPDGPLSGLDYDAYRAIRFRPDHSRWADEGTFFRLQAFHPGWLYKEPVEIYELVDGLAEPMHFSAADFEYDGKAADLVPADFEMPGVAGFRLHAPFNRADTFDEVVVFQGASYFRALGQGNVYGLSARGLAVNTASGKTEEFPRFSAFWLERPAPGATSMTIYAALDSQSLTGAYRFIVTPGVNTVMDVTARLFMRENVDQLGIAPLTSMFLLGDNDRGDFDDFRHSVHDSEMLIMNTRDGETCVRPLNNPPRLASSYLAAQDPVSFGLIQRNRSFDDYLDAGAHYERRPSLMVEPVGNWGRGTVRLVEIPSDLEANDNIVAFWVPEQRARKGDAMEYDYRLHWGTNPPGAVGTRAHVVRTLVGRGGVAGAAGSPGLRKFVVDFEGGTLGELPDDADVTAEVYASTGRMEKPVFSRIPDTNTWRLVVDITADTGALVELKAEITGYGQNLTETWLYQWINE